A stretch of the Musa acuminata AAA Group cultivar baxijiao chromosome BXJ2-7, Cavendish_Baxijiao_AAA, whole genome shotgun sequence genome encodes the following:
- the LOC135616160 gene encoding cyclin-D3-2-like isoform X1, protein MALLPLFDPLCCQEESLELEEERTGPLSPVHLLEDWAAVAEEEWVEALCSLATREGETRLPDGRGEHTYLLSARMEAVEWVARASERHLFSALTALLAVDYLDRCFLTSSVAGGLRLQQDKPWMGRLAAVACLSLAAKVEETRVPLLLDLQLSLAAATATEPEDNKFVFEAKTIRLMERLVLSSLGWRMNPVTPLSFIHHLLPRLCPCSKDKNAISTTTAAARVRDLVNGCEAILLCVIADRRWIRYPASIWAAAALSAASLESHETHHLISFLNVPKVGFFSHVWFPINCSVVIICSPMEVIHLQDKVDECYQLIMERGIHGGKRKHSSASSYYAYSSPASPSESSSSGGDCWSRWPTSGSPSPEIRPLKRPNCSSGGKTFGDNELCSCSNVNRL, encoded by the exons ATGGCTCTTTTGCCTCTCTTTGACCCTCTGTGTTGCCAAGAAGAGAGCTTGGAGCTGGAAGAAGAACGGACAGGACCATTGTCGCCCGTCCACCTCCTCGAGGACTGGGCGGCGGTGGCCGAGGAGGAGTGGGTGGAGGCGCTTTGCTCCTTGGCGACCAGAGAAGGGGAGACCCGGCTGCCTGACGGCCGCGGGGAACACACGTACCTGCTGTCGGCAAGGATGGAGGCGGTGGAGTGGGTGGCTCGCGCCTCGGAGCGCCACTTGTTCTCCGCCCTCACGGCGCTGCTTGCCGTCGACTACCTGGACCGGTGCTTCCTCACCTCTTCCGTAGCTGGCGGGCTCCGGCTTCAGCAGGACAAGCCGTGGATGGGGCGGCTGGCGGCTGTGGCCTGCCTGTCTCTGGcagcgaaggtggaggagacccgcgTTCCCCTGCTCCTTGACCTGCAGCTGTCGTTAGCCGCGGCGACGGCGACGGAGCCGGAGGACAACAAGTTCGTGTTCGAGGCCAAGACCATCCGGCTGATGGAGCGACTCGTGCTCTCTTCCCTTGGGTGGCGGATGAACCCCGTCACGCCGCTCTCGTTCATCCACCACCTCCTTCCTCGACTCTGTCCCTGTTCCAAAGACAAGAACGCGATCTCCACCACAACCGCCGCCGCCCGTGTCCGAGATCTGGTTAACGGGTGCGAAGCTATTCTCCTCTGCGTCATAGCCG ATCGGAGATGGATCCGCTATCCTGCATCCATTTGGGCCGCGGCGGCGCTGTCCGCCGCTTCGCTGGAGTCCCACGAGACCCACCACCTCATCTCTTTCCTCAACGTTCCAAAGGTTGGATTCTTCTCCCATGTCTGGTTCCCCATtaactgctccgttgtcatcatcTGCTCACCGATGGAAGTAATCCATCTGCAGGACAAAGTGGACGAATGCTATCAGCTCATCATGGAACGAGGAATCCATGGCGGTAAGCGAAAGCATTCCTCTGCCTCCTCGTACTACGCCTACAGTTCACCAGCAAGTCCAAGCGAGAGTTCGTCGAGCGGCGGCGATTGCTGGTCAAGGTGGCCAACCTCGGGCTCACCTTCGCCGGAGATTCGCCCTCTCAAAAGGCCAAActgcagcagcggcggcaagacCTTCGGAGACAATGAACTCTGCTCCTGTTCCAATGTAAATAGATTATGA
- the LOC135616160 gene encoding cyclin-D3-2-like isoform X2, which translates to MALLPLFDPLCCQEESLELEEERTGPLSPVHLLEDWAAVAEEEWVEALCSLATREGETRLPDGRGEHTYLLSARMEAVEWVARASERHLFSALTALLAVDYLDRCFLTSSVAGGLRLQQDKPWMGRLAAVACLSLAAKVEETRVPLLLDLQLSLAAATATEPEDNKFVFEAKTIRLMERLVLSSLGWRMNPVTPLSFIHHLLPRLCPCSKDKNAISTTTAAARVRDLVNGCEAILLCVIADRRWIRYPASIWAAAALSAASLESHETHHLISFLNVPKDKVDECYQLIMERGIHGGKRKHSSASSYYAYSSPASPSESSSSGGDCWSRWPTSGSPSPEIRPLKRPNCSSGGKTFGDNELCSCSNVNRL; encoded by the exons ATGGCTCTTTTGCCTCTCTTTGACCCTCTGTGTTGCCAAGAAGAGAGCTTGGAGCTGGAAGAAGAACGGACAGGACCATTGTCGCCCGTCCACCTCCTCGAGGACTGGGCGGCGGTGGCCGAGGAGGAGTGGGTGGAGGCGCTTTGCTCCTTGGCGACCAGAGAAGGGGAGACCCGGCTGCCTGACGGCCGCGGGGAACACACGTACCTGCTGTCGGCAAGGATGGAGGCGGTGGAGTGGGTGGCTCGCGCCTCGGAGCGCCACTTGTTCTCCGCCCTCACGGCGCTGCTTGCCGTCGACTACCTGGACCGGTGCTTCCTCACCTCTTCCGTAGCTGGCGGGCTCCGGCTTCAGCAGGACAAGCCGTGGATGGGGCGGCTGGCGGCTGTGGCCTGCCTGTCTCTGGcagcgaaggtggaggagacccgcgTTCCCCTGCTCCTTGACCTGCAGCTGTCGTTAGCCGCGGCGACGGCGACGGAGCCGGAGGACAACAAGTTCGTGTTCGAGGCCAAGACCATCCGGCTGATGGAGCGACTCGTGCTCTCTTCCCTTGGGTGGCGGATGAACCCCGTCACGCCGCTCTCGTTCATCCACCACCTCCTTCCTCGACTCTGTCCCTGTTCCAAAGACAAGAACGCGATCTCCACCACAACCGCCGCCGCCCGTGTCCGAGATCTGGTTAACGGGTGCGAAGCTATTCTCCTCTGCGTCATAGCCG ATCGGAGATGGATCCGCTATCCTGCATCCATTTGGGCCGCGGCGGCGCTGTCCGCCGCTTCGCTGGAGTCCCACGAGACCCACCACCTCATCTCTTTCCTCAACGTTCCAAAG GACAAAGTGGACGAATGCTATCAGCTCATCATGGAACGAGGAATCCATGGCGGTAAGCGAAAGCATTCCTCTGCCTCCTCGTACTACGCCTACAGTTCACCAGCAAGTCCAAGCGAGAGTTCGTCGAGCGGCGGCGATTGCTGGTCAAGGTGGCCAACCTCGGGCTCACCTTCGCCGGAGATTCGCCCTCTCAAAAGGCCAAActgcagcagcggcggcaagacCTTCGGAGACAATGAACTCTGCTCCTGTTCCAATGTAAATAGATTATGA